A genomic region of Oryza glaberrima chromosome 1, OglaRS2, whole genome shotgun sequence contains the following coding sequences:
- the LOC127775437 gene encoding uncharacterized protein LOC127775437, whose product MRRSIEAIHVRTDYDDCRRKGHGHGAMRMQDELACTKTRWPTPAQLEMIERMKEEEEDDEIVAPANRTPSVVETKVQVPEIVEQNVVERDERLRTSDDNDDYEDEPIVRRDGHGGGGGGGRRAYGDIGGYHGSKGRWPREPEVEKLEREKEMLKYGIMSKPTTTRKVKIVHRMIRPPNQYGAAGSAPPPTAGGGHQPATSSYLRPIYYHY is encoded by the exons ATGAGAAGGTCGATCGAGGCGATCCACGTCCGTACCGACTACGATGATTGCAGGAGGAAGGGTCACGGTCACGGCGCCATGAGGATGCAGGACGAGCTTGCCTGCACCAAGACCAGGTGGCCCACCCCCGCGCAGCTTGAGATGATAGAGAgaatgaaggaggaggaggaggacgacgaaaTTGTAGCGCCG GCCAATCGGACGCCATCCGTGGTGGAGACGAAGGTGCAGGTGCCGGAGATCGTCGAACAGAACGTCGTTGAAAGAGATGAGCGGCTGCGCACCAGCGATGACAACGACGACTACGAAGACGAACCCATAGTGAGGAGAgacgggcacggcggcggcggcggcggcggcaggagggcgTACGGCGACATCGGTGGGTACCACGGCAGCAAGGGCAGGTGGCCGCGCGAGCCCGAAGTGGAGAAGCtcgagagggagaaggagatgcTAAAGTATGGCATTATGTCCAAACCGACCACCACCAGAAAGGTGAAGATCGTCCACAGGATGATCCGGCCGCCGAACCAGTATGGCGCCGCCGGCAGTGCACCACCACCAACAGcaggaggaggccaccagccagcTACCAGTAGCTACCTACGGCCCATATACTACCACTACTAG
- the LOC127775457 gene encoding uncharacterized protein LOC127775457, translated as MAEYYSSTVDECYETTGRQHGHGHGHGHGHGHGHGGMRVESHTDDYYCEGGEIDRGRRNNSMHSQEYLMRQQSGHGGYGYGGGQQQEYYKREEREHKQRERVGEIGALASGAFALYEGHQAKKDPANAQRHRIEQGVAAVAAVGAGGYAYHEHREQKQASYGAKEQQYGYARMPQQQGYYCN; from the exons ATGGCGGAGTACTACTCGAGCACCGTGGACGAGTGCTACGAGACCACCGGCAGGCAGCACGGCCACGGGCACGGGCACGGTCACGGGCACGGGCACGGGCATGGTGGCATGAGGGTGGAGTCCCACACCGACGACTACTACTGCGAGGGCGGCGAGATCGACCGTGGGAGGAGGAACAACTCCATGCACTCGCAGGAGTACCTGATGAGGCAGCAGAGCGGCCATGGCGGctacggctacggcggcggccagcAGCAGGAGTACTACAAGAGGGAGGAGCGCGAGCACAAGCAGCGCGAGCGCGTCGGCGAGATCGGCGCCCTCGCCAGCGGCGCCTTCGCTCTC TATGAGGGGCACCAGGCGAAGAAGGACCCGGCGAACGCGCAGAGGCACAGGATCGAGCagggcgtggcggcggtggcggcggtgggcgccggCGGCTACGCCTACCACGAGCACCGCGAGCAGAAGCAGGCCAGCTACGGCGCCAAGGAGCAGCAGTACGGCTACGCCAGGATGCCGCAGCAGCAGGGCTACTACTGCAACTGA